From Candidatus Methylomirabilota bacterium:
CCGTGCTTCGCGAGAAAGCGCCCGACGCTCTTGGCCGGATCGGTCGGCTGGAGCAGCTCGATGTGGCCGATCCCCGTCGGCAGGATCGCGTTCTTGAAGCCGAACTCCTTGGACTCCGCGCGGTGATGAACGCGGAGCCCGAAGACCCGTGTGTACCGCTCGATCGCCGCGTCGAGGTCGCGGACGACGACCGACAGCTCCACGATGTCGCCGAGCATGGGCGCCTCCTTGAGACGACGGCGGGATCATACAGTAGAATCTGGTCGCGATGGGCGGCAAGCGCTGGGCGCTGTCGGTGCCGGTCGAGGGCGTGAGCCTCGCCGAGCACGCCGAGGTCGCGCGCGAGGCCGAGCGGCTCGGCTACACCGACGCGTGGTCGCTCGAGGTGGACGGCGTGGACTGCTTCACGCCGCTCGCCGTCGTCGCGCCGGCGACGCGGCTGCGCGTCGGGACGGCGATCGCCAACGTCTACACGCGCGGCCCGGCGACGCTCGCCTCGTCGGCCGCCGGCCTCGCCGACCTCGCGCCGGGCCGCTTCTGCCTCGGCATCGGCGCCGGCTCCCAGCCGATCGTCGAGGCCTGGAACGGCGGCGTCTTCGCGCGGCCCGCGACGCGCGTGCGCGAGATGGCGCAGTTCCTCCGCCGGGCGCTCGCCGGCGAGCGCGTCGTCTTCCACGGGGAGACGTTCAGCGTGGACGGCTTTCGCCTGACCAAGCCGCCGGCCGAGCCCGTCCCCATCCACGTCGCGGCGCTCC
This genomic window contains:
- a CDS encoding VOC family protein, coding for MLGDIVELSVVVRDLDAAIERYTRVFGLRVHHRAESKEFGFKNAILPTGIGHIELLQPTDPAKSVGRFLAKHGEGVYLVGFECKDVPGSVERLRKHGVKVDHRADKDIAWVHPRDAHGLFVELRKREAYG